The genomic window ATCCTCCTGCATCGCATTGGCGGTCATCGCGATGACGGGAAGACGGGACAGATCGTTGCCAGCTCGGCACTGACGCTCTTCCTGATCGCGGATAGCCCTTGTCGCTTCAAGCCCGTCCATCTCAGGCATCTGGCAATCCATAAATACCAATGCATAGGGAATGCGAGCGATGGATTCGACCGCTTCACGTCCATTGGCTGCCACATTGACCCGATATCCGAGTTTTTCAAGCATGTTCGCCGCCACCTTTTGATTGACCGGATTGTCATCTACAACTAAGATCACAGGCTTGGTTCGTGTCTGCGCTTCCGAAAGGCTATGCCGAGTAATGATCGAAGTGGCCTGCTGAGTAGTCGGAGCGCCAGCCTCCGAAACACTTCCCAACACAACGCTGAGGCATTCGTATAACAGTGTCTGCCGGATGGGTTTCGTGAGGTAGGCAGCGATACCGGCATGCTGAGCCTTTCTGGCATCGCCGCGCTGACCGACCGATGTCAAAAGAACGAGGCGTGTCGCACTGATCCGAGGGTCCGATTTGATTTGTCGAGCCAATTCCAGCCCATCCATATTGGGCATCTGCATATCCAAGATCGCCAAATCAGGAAGACTCTGCCGACCAGCCGCGTGACGCAAACGCTCCAGAGCTTGAAACCCATCCGCCGCACTTTCACAGATCACACCTTGTTTGTAGAGACTCTGCTCAAGTACCTGCCGATTCGTAAGATGATCATCCACAATCAACACTCGACGGCCTCGTAGGGCCGTGTGCGGCAATACAGCTGCGTACGCCTCTTCCGCTCGTAGGGGGAAAGTCCCCGTGAACCAAAAGACACTCCCTTCTCCAACCTTACTGCGGACCCCGATCCTCCCTCCCATCATCCCAACGAGCTGCCTACAGATGGCAAGACCCAACCCAGTCCCACCGTACTTTCTTGTGTTCGAACCGTCGGCTTGCGTGAACGGTTGAAATAGTTTTGTCTGCTGCTCCGGGGCGATGCCGACTCCGGTATCCGACACTTCAAACCGCAATGTCCGGTACGATGAATCCGAACGAGCCGCGGTCCCCTCGTCAGGCTCTAGGCTCACCGTCACCACGACCTCGCCCTGCTCCGTAAATTTGACGGCATTCCCGATCAAATTCACCAAGATCTGACGGAGGCGACCAGGATCGCCTCGGAGAGTCGTCGGTACGCCGACATGCACCAGACTGGTTAGTTCAAGCCCCTTGGCATAGGCCGGTTCTCCGAGCAGACCGATAGCATCCTCCACGGTGGTGTAAAGATCGAAGTTGAGATCTTCCAAATCAAGCTTTCCAGCCTCAATTTTTGAGAAATCGAGAATTTCGTTGATAATACCCAGTAAATGCTCGCCGGATACGCGTACAACTTCGGCATATTCACGTTGTTGTGTATTCAACGGAGTATCGAGCAGCAATCCGGTCATCCCAATCACGCCGTTCATCGGGGTCCTGATTTCATGGCTCATCGTCGCCAGAAACTCCGCCTTGATTTTGACGGCCTCAAGGGCTTTATCTCTGGCTACCGCCAGCTCCTTATTTTTCCGTTCGAGCTCCTGTGCCGCTTGTGCCAATCTTGCCTCCGACAACTTGCGCTCCGTAATATCGGTCATCGCGCCCATCATGCGAACAGGACGACCCTGCGCATCCCACGCCACCACTTTCCCGCGCATCGCGAACCATTTCCACTCACCAGAGCGGTGGCGGACACGATGTTCGACCATATACCCAGCGCTTTCCCCTTCCAGATGGCGGTTCAGGGCCTGTTCGACCCATGCACGATCGTCCTGATGAATGCGATTTTTCCAATTGAACATATTGTTCAATGGGATCTCCTGATCCTCAAGACCCAAAAGGCGAACCCAACTGGGACTGTAGTAGGCCTGCTTCGTCGATAAATTCCAGTCCCACAGTCCATCGGTGGCAACATCGAGTGTGAGCCGGAGGCGGGTCTCACTAGTTTGGAGCGCTTCTTCAGCCTGCTTGCGGGCGGTGATGTCGGTATGCGAACCGAGGAGACGAACACATCGCCCATCCGGTTCTGTGACGAAGGTAGCCCGTGCCTCGATCCAACGGTAGGAACCGTCCTTGTGTTGAAGTCGGAAGTCCTGTCGATAGTCCCCTTCTGGGTGGACGAGATAGGCCTGTACATAGGCGATCGCCCTGGCATGGTCGTCGGGGTGAAGTCGATGCTCCCAGGTGTCAAATGTGTCCGGAAGCTCTGTTTCTTCGTACCCAAGCTGCCGCTTCCACTCTCGCGAGAATCGAACCTCATGGGTCTCCGTGTTCCAATCCCACAATCCGGTATTGGATGCATCAAGGGCCTGGCGGAGTTTCTCCTCGGAGGACCGCAGTAATACCTCCGTTCGTTTGCGCTCGGTGACGACCTCCGTAAACATGATGAGGCCGCCGATGGCACCCGTGGTCTCCTGCCAAGGACGCACCTCCCATCGGAGCCAGTCTTCGGAGCCGTCTGCGCGAACGAACCGATCTTCTTCACGGCGTTCCACGGCCCCGCCCAAACAGCGCCGATGGATTGCTTGCCATTCTTCCATTAATCGAATTTCCGGGAACACGTCGTAGTGGTGTTTGCCGATGAGATTCCAGTTGCCAAGTCGGTAGTCCTGCAACCACCGACGGCTGACAGCGAGATATCGGAGATCCTTGTCCAGCATTGCGACCGCTGCGGGCGTATGCTCGACAAAGGATTTGAGTAAGTCACGGCTTCGAGCCAGTGTCTCTTCGGCCTGCTTGCGGGCGGTAATATCATGAGTAATGGCAAGATGCTCTGTGTGACCTGTGACCGGATTCATGAACGGGACTGCGTAGGTTTCCATCCATCGTCTTGTTCCCTGGAACCCTTGAATCTCGAACGTAAGCGTTCGCGACGCTCCCTTGATCACCGCTTGATGCATTTCGATGAATGAAGCCCGGTGCTCGGGTACGACCAGATCGAAGACAGAGCATCCGATCGCCTCCTCCTCCTTATCCGCCTCGATCATGTGCAGTCCGATCGGATTCATGTGCAGCAGGGCCCCGTCCGACGCAACGCGCTTGATACACCCAGGTCCCGTCTTCAGCATTAGTGAGAGAAGCACTTCCCGTTTGAGTCGCTCTTCTTCCTCTCGCTTGCGCTCGGTAACGTCCGTATAGGTGCCGAGGATGCGGAAGGGTGCACCATCGTGAGTCCTCGAAAAGATCTTTCCTCGTGCGACAATCCATTTATATGACCCATCCTTGCACCGCATGCGGTAGTCAGTGGCGCACATGGGACTCTCGCCTCGGACCAGATGATGCATAGCGGCCAGGACTTTCGAACGATCGTCCGAATGGATCAGAGAACACCACTCATCGAAATGCTTTTCAACGTCACCCTGCGGATAACCGAACAGATCCATCCACCCGCCCGAGAAGGTGATCCTGTTCGTGGTGACATCCCAATCCCATAGGCCGACGCCGCTCCCTTCCAAGGCGAACGCCCAGGGCTCGGCGCTGGGAGGTCTCCCCCATGAGTCAGCTTCGTCAGCGCGCCAATCAGTCATGAGAGCACCATATACGGGGGAAGGGGGGGGACGCACACGTTGAATGGGATAGGTTCTTCACGGGAAGGGGGGAAAGGCGGGAACGGTATCGATTCCTGAACGAACCTGCGGTCATGCGTCGCTCCGTGGAATCACCTGCCTGACGATGCTGAGCCGAACTGGCCCACACCGATCGGCAGAGACCTGAGCCGCATAGAACCGGTCCCAATACCATCGCCTGTCATTGAAGACTCGATGGTGCTCTTCTCTGCGCGCTGTTCATATCGGCATGATCATTAAAGAACTTGAATGGATTGGAGCCAGGCTCTGATAGTTTTCCTCCTTATCCTCCGATCGCTTCTGTCTTCTCATTCTAACGGATAAGAGCAGATACGTTAGGCGTCAACGGTAGATGACATGACGGTATACGGTGAGGCAATGGACCCGCTGGTGCAGGCTCCCCGATGAACCCGGCAGCAGGCCGGAGCGCGCCCTGACGGCCGAGGTGCACACGATTACCGCGTGAGTTTGCGGTATCGAATCCGATGCGGCTGATCGGCATCTTTGCCCAAGCGTTTCTTCCGGTCCGCTTCGTATTCGCTATAGTTCCCTTCGAACCACACGACCTTGCTGTCACCTTCAAAGGCCAGGATGTGCGTGGCGATGCGGTCGAGGAACCACCGGTCGTGGCTGCTGATCACGGCGCAGCCGGCGAAACTTTCGAGCCCTTCTTCAAGCGCGCGTAACGTATTCACATCAAGATCGTTCGTCGGCTCGTCGAGGATAATCAGATTCGCACCTTCCTTGAGCATCCGTGCGAGATGAACGCGATTGCGCTCGCCCCCCGACAGATCCTTCACTTTCTTTTGTTGATCCGTCCCGGCAAAGTTGAACCGGGCACAATACCCGCGGGCATTCACTTCCGCTTTGCCGAGCTTGATCGTCTCTTGTCCATCGGAAATAATCTCGTACACCGACTTGTTCCCATCCAGACTGCGATCCTGATCGACGTAGCCGAGCTTCACCGTCTCGCCAACCTTGATCGTGCCGGCATCCGGCTTCTCCTTGCCGATGATCATCTTGAACATCGTGGTTTTTCCCGCACCGTTGGGACCAACCACGCCCACAATGCCGCCTTTCGGCAAGCTGAAATTCACATTTTCATACAGCACTTTGTCACCGAAGCTCTTGCCGATTCCATTCGCTTCCACAACGACGTCACCCAAACGAGGCCCCGGCGGAATATAGATCTCCAGATCTTCCGCCACCTGCTCCTGCTTTTGATTGACGAGTTCCTCGTAACGGCTCAACCGCGCTTTACCCTTGGACTGCCGGGCCTTCGGCGACATGCGGATCCATTCCAATTCATGTTCCAGCGTCTTCTTCCGCTTCGACTCGGCCTTTTCCTCTTTCTCCAACCGATCCTTCTTCTGCTCCAACCAGGAGCTGTAGTTGCCCTGGAAGGGAATCCCATGGCCTCGGTCCAACTCCAAAATCCAGCCAGCCACATTGTCCAAAAAGTACCGGTCGTGCGTCACCGCGATGACCGTACCCCTATACTGTTGCAGGTGCTGCTCAAGCCACTGAACTGATTCAGCATCGAGATGGTTCGTCGGCTCGTCGAGCAAGAGAATATCCGGTTCTTGAATCATCAGGCGACAGAGCGCGACTCGGCG from Nitrospira sp. includes these protein-coding regions:
- the ettA gene encoding energy-dependent translational throttle protein EttA translates to MIFSLVNVGKVYPPKRQVLREIYLGFYYGAKIGVLGLNGSGKSSLLKIIAGVDPNYTGEITRSKGYSVGLLEQEPQLDPNKTVKEVVEEGKHELVALMKEYEDVSNQIGSADPDTMEKLLDKQAQLQEKIEAANGWELENQLDIAMDALRCPPADQKVGTLSGGEKRRVALCRLMIQEPDILLLDEPTNHLDAESVQWLEQHLQQYRGTVIAVTHDRYFLDNVAGWILELDRGHGIPFQGNYSSWLEQKKDRLEKEEKAESKRKKTLEHELEWIRMSPKARQSKGKARLSRYEELVNQKQEQVAEDLEIYIPPGPRLGDVVVEANGIGKSFGDKVLYENVNFSLPKGGIVGVVGPNGAGKTTMFKMIIGKEKPDAGTIKVGETVKLGYVDQDRSLDGNKSVYEIISDGQETIKLGKAEVNARGYCARFNFAGTDQQKKVKDLSGGERNRVHLARMLKEGANLIILDEPTNDLDVNTLRALEEGLESFAGCAVISSHDRWFLDRIATHILAFEGDSKVVWFEGNYSEYEADRKKRLGKDADQPHRIRYRKLTR
- a CDS encoding PAS domain S-box protein — encoded protein: MTDWRADEADSWGRPPSAEPWAFALEGSGVGLWDWDVTTNRITFSGGWMDLFGYPQGDVEKHFDEWCSLIHSDDRSKVLAAMHHLVRGESPMCATDYRMRCKDGSYKWIVARGKIFSRTHDGAPFRILGTYTDVTERKREEEERLKREVLLSLMLKTGPGCIKRVASDGALLHMNPIGLHMIEADKEEEAIGCSVFDLVVPEHRASFIEMHQAVIKGASRTLTFEIQGFQGTRRWMETYAVPFMNPVTGHTEHLAITHDITARKQAEETLARSRDLLKSFVEHTPAAVAMLDKDLRYLAVSRRWLQDYRLGNWNLIGKHHYDVFPEIRLMEEWQAIHRRCLGGAVERREEDRFVRADGSEDWLRWEVRPWQETTGAIGGLIMFTEVVTERKRTEVLLRSSEEKLRQALDASNTGLWDWNTETHEVRFSREWKRQLGYEETELPDTFDTWEHRLHPDDHARAIAYVQAYLVHPEGDYRQDFRLQHKDGSYRWIEARATFVTEPDGRCVRLLGSHTDITARKQAEEALQTSETRLRLTLDVATDGLWDWNLSTKQAYYSPSWVRLLGLEDQEIPLNNMFNWKNRIHQDDRAWVEQALNRHLEGESAGYMVEHRVRHRSGEWKWFAMRGKVVAWDAQGRPVRMMGAMTDITERKLSEARLAQAAQELERKNKELAVARDKALEAVKIKAEFLATMSHEIRTPMNGVIGMTGLLLDTPLNTQQREYAEVVRVSGEHLLGIINEILDFSKIEAGKLDLEDLNFDLYTTVEDAIGLLGEPAYAKGLELTSLVHVGVPTTLRGDPGRLRQILVNLIGNAVKFTEQGEVVVTVSLEPDEGTAARSDSSYRTLRFEVSDTGVGIAPEQQTKLFQPFTQADGSNTRKYGGTGLGLAICRQLVGMMGGRIGVRSKVGEGSVFWFTGTFPLRAEEAYAAVLPHTALRGRRVLIVDDHLTNRQVLEQSLYKQGVICESAADGFQALERLRHAAGRQSLPDLAILDMQMPNMDGLELARQIKSDPRISATRLVLLTSVGQRGDARKAQHAGIAAYLTKPIRQTLLYECLSVVLGSVSEAGAPTTQQATSIITRHSLSEAQTRTKPVILVVDDNPVNQKVAANMLEKLGYRVNVAANGREAVESIARIPYALVFMDCQMPEMDGLEATRAIRDQEERQCRAGNDLSRLPVIAMTANAMQEDRDRCLASGMDDFLSKPVIKKALEAVLIRWLGPVQVTKDVTSKAA